A section of the Agromyces aurantiacus genome encodes:
- a CDS encoding FAD-dependent oxidoreductase: MSSAPPVILVVERDAEGRAAVAAELGRRYGADYRIDEAADEHEAAERIRAIADDGGQLALVLADRAGDLDGHSLFAVARRAFPDVRRGRLIAWGQWGDPGVREEILRLMAAGELEYYVIRPWHSPDEYFHRTITEFLLEWERSIGLRPREVAVVGRDGLPRTHEIRSLLARGGVPHEWLDPRSDAARERLSAVGIADVPDEPVVLLLDGRVLRNPDNATLAAAYGLTTDLEEDTEADVVVVGAGPGGLAAAVYAASEGLDVLVVERESIGGQAGSSSLIRNYLGFSRGISGSELAQRAYQQAWVFGARFAHAREVTGIEPTDGGFTVHVAPDQEIRCRSVVLATGVSYRRIDVPELEPFEGAGVFYGASAIEAQGLAGRPVFVVGGGNSAGQAALHLARYASSVTLLVRGTGLAASMSQYLIDQLHAQGVTIRTGVEVVGGAGEDALERIRIEDRDTGEIHEEDCNGLFVLIGASPRTDWLPPEILRDRWGYVLTGSAVIEEGPPGSWPLERVPFAHETSMPGVFAVGDARRHSVKRVASAVGEGSVVVSSVHRRLAETAGESTVGP; the protein is encoded by the coding sequence ATGTCGAGCGCACCGCCGGTCATCCTCGTGGTCGAACGCGACGCCGAGGGGCGTGCCGCCGTCGCGGCGGAACTCGGTCGGCGCTACGGCGCCGACTACCGCATCGACGAGGCGGCCGACGAGCACGAGGCCGCCGAACGGATCCGGGCGATCGCCGACGACGGCGGGCAGCTCGCGCTCGTGCTGGCCGACCGCGCCGGCGACCTCGACGGGCATTCGCTGTTCGCCGTCGCCCGCCGCGCCTTCCCCGACGTGCGCCGCGGCCGCCTGATCGCGTGGGGGCAGTGGGGCGACCCCGGGGTGCGCGAGGAGATCCTCCGGCTCATGGCGGCCGGCGAGCTGGAGTACTACGTCATCCGGCCGTGGCACTCGCCCGACGAGTACTTCCACCGCACGATCACCGAGTTCCTGCTCGAATGGGAGCGCTCGATCGGCCTGCGCCCCCGCGAGGTCGCGGTCGTCGGCCGCGACGGGCTCCCGCGCACGCACGAGATCCGGAGCCTGCTCGCGCGCGGCGGGGTTCCCCATGAATGGCTCGATCCCCGGTCGGATGCCGCGCGCGAGCGCCTCTCGGCGGTCGGCATCGCCGACGTGCCCGACGAGCCCGTCGTGCTGCTGCTCGACGGCCGGGTCCTGCGCAACCCCGACAACGCCACGCTCGCCGCAGCCTACGGGCTCACGACCGACCTCGAGGAGGACACCGAGGCCGACGTGGTGGTCGTCGGCGCCGGCCCCGGGGGCCTCGCCGCCGCGGTCTACGCCGCGTCGGAGGGCCTGGACGTGCTCGTCGTCGAGCGCGAGTCGATCGGCGGGCAGGCCGGGTCGAGCTCGCTCATCCGCAACTACCTGGGCTTCTCGCGCGGCATCTCCGGCTCCGAACTCGCCCAGCGGGCCTACCAGCAGGCGTGGGTCTTCGGCGCGCGCTTCGCGCATGCGCGCGAGGTGACGGGCATCGAGCCGACCGACGGCGGGTTCACGGTGCACGTCGCGCCCGACCAGGAGATCCGGTGCCGCTCCGTGGTCCTCGCCACGGGGGTCTCGTACCGGCGGATCGACGTGCCCGAGCTCGAGCCGTTCGAGGGCGCCGGCGTCTTCTACGGGGCCTCCGCGATCGAGGCGCAGGGCCTGGCCGGGCGGCCGGTGTTCGTCGTCGGCGGCGGGAACTCGGCCGGTCAGGCCGCACTGCACCTGGCGCGGTACGCGTCATCCGTGACCCTGCTCGTGCGCGGCACCGGCCTGGCCGCGAGCATGTCGCAGTACCTCATCGACCAGCTCCACGCCCAGGGCGTGACCATCCGCACCGGCGTCGAGGTCGTCGGCGGCGCCGGCGAGGACGCGCTCGAACGCATCCGCATCGAGGACCGCGACACGGGCGAGATCCACGAGGAGGACTGCAACGGGCTGTTCGTGCTCATCGGCGCCTCGCCGCGCACCGACTGGCTTCCGCCCGAGATCCTGCGCGACCGGTGGGGCTACGTGCTCACGGGGTCGGCCGTGATCGAGGAGGGGCCGCCCGGCTCGTGGCCGCTCGAGCGCGTGCCGTTCGCGCACGAGACGAGCATGCCGGGCGTCTTCGCCGTCGGCGATGCGCGGCGCCACTCGGTCAAGCGCGTCGCCTCGGCGGTGGGCGAGGGGTCCGTCGTCGTCTCCTCGGTGCACCGCCGCCTCGCCGAGACGGCCGGGGAGTCGACGGTCGGACCGTGA
- a CDS encoding adenylate/guanylate cyclase domain-containing protein, protein MTSIAPGTGPTAPPPTRTSLALTAAALAVPVIGLVMLVARPALDLQWEHQPTHFWLVLAVGAINAALAWVVGAAARLRRDARLVLVSLSFLSAAGFLALHALATPGVLLAESNTGFALATPAGLTLASVFAAWSSLDLDGERGARVVRLAPWLVGGVLALMLLWGAVSLLRLGPLDAAAPPERTTVPFAILAAVGLACYVFAVVRYLRMPRHAASPLPLAFAAAFTLLAEAEIAVVVGRNWHLSWWEWHVLMLAAFVIIAVAAQRSWREERWAGLYTRDTAAGERDVSVLFADLAGFTRFSETHEPAEVTAMLNTYFGDAIPPLVERFGGRVDRLIGDAVMAVFETDAGSGASHAHRAAGAALALQQATGAVAAAHPDWPRFRVGVNSGVANVGVLGTGGGRTYTVIGDTVNVASRIEHRAPVGGVAIAAGTRERLGSAAITEPLGALEVAGREAPVETHLLVGLAGS, encoded by the coding sequence GTGACGTCGATCGCGCCCGGGACCGGGCCGACGGCGCCGCCGCCGACCCGGACCTCCCTCGCGCTCACCGCGGCGGCGCTCGCCGTGCCAGTGATCGGCCTCGTCATGCTCGTCGCGCGCCCGGCGCTCGACCTCCAGTGGGAGCACCAGCCGACGCACTTCTGGCTCGTGCTGGCGGTCGGCGCCATCAACGCGGCGCTCGCCTGGGTCGTGGGTGCCGCGGCACGCCTGCGGCGCGACGCGCGGCTCGTGCTCGTCTCGTTGTCGTTCCTCTCCGCCGCCGGCTTCCTCGCGCTGCACGCGCTCGCGACGCCCGGCGTGCTGCTCGCCGAGAGCAACACCGGCTTCGCGTTGGCGACCCCGGCCGGCCTGACCCTCGCGTCGGTGTTCGCGGCGTGGTCGAGCCTCGACCTCGACGGCGAGCGCGGCGCTCGGGTCGTGCGGCTCGCGCCGTGGCTCGTCGGCGGCGTGCTCGCGCTCATGCTGCTGTGGGGCGCGGTGTCGCTGCTGCGCCTGGGTCCGCTGGATGCCGCGGCGCCGCCAGAGCGCACCACCGTGCCGTTCGCGATCCTCGCCGCCGTGGGTCTCGCGTGCTACGTGTTCGCGGTGGTGCGCTACCTGCGGATGCCGCGCCACGCCGCGTCGCCGCTGCCGCTCGCGTTCGCGGCGGCGTTCACCCTCCTCGCCGAGGCCGAGATCGCCGTCGTCGTGGGCCGCAACTGGCACCTGTCGTGGTGGGAATGGCACGTGCTCATGCTCGCCGCCTTCGTGATCATCGCGGTCGCGGCGCAGCGCTCGTGGCGCGAGGAGCGATGGGCCGGGCTCTACACGCGCGACACGGCGGCGGGGGAGCGCGACGTGTCGGTGCTCTTCGCCGACCTGGCCGGCTTCACGCGCTTCTCCGAGACGCACGAGCCCGCCGAGGTCACCGCCATGCTGAACACCTACTTCGGCGATGCGATCCCTCCGCTCGTCGAGCGGTTCGGGGGCCGGGTCGACCGCCTGATCGGCGACGCGGTCATGGCGGTGTTCGAGACGGATGCCGGGTCCGGCGCGTCGCACGCGCACCGGGCCGCCGGTGCGGCCCTCGCCCTGCAGCAGGCGACGGGTGCGGTCGCGGCGGCGCACCCCGATTGGCCCCGCTTCCGGGTCGGGGTGAACTCGGGCGTCGCGAACGTGGGAGTCCTCGGCACCGGCGGGGGGCGGACGTACACCGTGATCGGCGACACCGTGAACGTGGCGTCGCGCATCGAGCACCGCGCGCCCGTCGGCGGCGTCGCGATCGCCGCGGGCACGCGCGAGCGGCTCGGGTCGGCCGCGATCACCGAACCGCTCGGTGCGCTCGAGGTCGCCGGGCGCGAGGCGCCCGTCGAGACGCACCTGCTCGTCGGACTCGCGGGCTCCTGA
- a CDS encoding A/G-specific adenine glycosylase — protein MPQPVDVRDRIAPAVVAWFSDAARPLPWRAADVSPWAVLVSEFMLQQTQVARVQPRWEEWMRRWPTPAALAAEPASEAVRAWDRLGYPRRALWLHRAATEIVERHGGRVPRDLDALLALQGIGPYTARAIAAFAFGDRHPVVDTNTRRVIARAVDGRAEAGPPATARDLAAMDRLLPDEREAAHRFNAGAMELGATVCAARAPRCDACPIAELCAWRNAGYPAYDGPKRARQARFEGSDREARGLVMRELRATHRPVPRDVLAGLLADDARLARALDGLVADGLAVATADGFALPEA, from the coding sequence GTGCCGCAGCCCGTCGACGTCCGCGACCGCATCGCGCCCGCGGTCGTCGCATGGTTCTCCGATGCGGCGCGCCCCCTCCCGTGGCGCGCGGCCGACGTCTCGCCGTGGGCGGTGCTCGTGAGCGAGTTCATGCTCCAGCAGACGCAGGTCGCGCGTGTGCAGCCGCGCTGGGAGGAGTGGATGCGGCGCTGGCCGACGCCCGCCGCGCTCGCGGCCGAGCCCGCCTCCGAGGCCGTCCGCGCGTGGGACCGGCTCGGCTACCCGCGACGCGCCCTCTGGCTGCATCGCGCGGCCACCGAGATCGTCGAGCGCCACGGCGGCCGGGTGCCGCGCGACCTCGACGCGCTGCTCGCCCTCCAGGGCATCGGCCCGTACACGGCGCGCGCGATCGCCGCATTCGCGTTCGGCGACCGGCACCCGGTCGTCGACACCAACACGAGACGCGTGATCGCGCGGGCGGTCGACGGCCGCGCCGAGGCCGGGCCGCCCGCGACCGCGCGCGACCTCGCCGCGATGGACCGCCTCCTGCCCGACGAGCGCGAGGCCGCCCACCGGTTCAACGCCGGCGCGATGGAGCTCGGCGCGACGGTGTGCGCCGCGCGGGCGCCGCGGTGCGACGCGTGCCCGATCGCGGAGCTGTGCGCCTGGCGGAACGCGGGATACCCAGCCTACGACGGGCCGAAGCGCGCGCGCCAGGCACGGTTCGAGGGCAGCGACCGCGAGGCGCGCGGCCTGGTCATGCGCGAGCTGCGCGCGACCCACCGGCCCGTGCCGCGCGACGTGCTCGCGGGGCTGCTCGCCGACGACGCGCGGCTGGCGCGCGCGCTCGACGGCCTGGTCGCCGACGGGCTCGCCGTCGCGACCGCCGACGGGTTCGCCCTGCCCGAGGCGTGA
- a CDS encoding ketopantoate reductase family protein produces the protein MRIGIIGAGALGGTFAALLARAGHEVEVTARGAGLEAIRSGGIRLSGGYGDAHVHPATGERLAVRPDLVLVCTKAQDAAAALVANGATIDGVPVVVVQNGLDGVDTARRALPRASCMGLLSIIAANYTEPGAVRVTTTAASYLGRGDGAPDDEVRRIAALLSEAVPVVAIANFRGAQWTKLVVNMLNAVPAIVGRSVQEVVDDRRLRRVVAASMRETVRVGAARGIRFGSLQGLGDRRLRLFARLPLALGQVLPWSMRVRMGRVPNLGSTQQSLRRGQPTEVDFLNGAVVREAEAAGLDAPVNRALVALVHEVERTGAPLPAERVAAVLDRVER, from the coding sequence GTGAGGATCGGGATCATCGGCGCGGGCGCGCTGGGCGGCACGTTCGCCGCGCTGCTCGCGCGTGCGGGGCACGAGGTCGAGGTCACGGCGCGCGGTGCCGGCCTCGAGGCGATCCGGTCGGGCGGCATCCGGCTCTCGGGCGGCTACGGCGACGCCCACGTTCACCCCGCCACCGGCGAGCGACTCGCCGTGCGCCCCGACCTCGTGCTCGTCTGCACGAAGGCGCAGGATGCCGCGGCCGCGCTCGTCGCGAACGGCGCGACGATCGACGGGGTGCCCGTCGTCGTCGTGCAGAACGGGCTCGACGGGGTCGACACCGCCCGGCGCGCGCTGCCGCGCGCGTCGTGCATGGGCCTGCTCTCGATCATCGCCGCGAACTACACCGAACCCGGCGCCGTGCGCGTGACGACGACCGCGGCGAGCTACCTCGGTCGCGGCGACGGCGCGCCCGACGACGAGGTGCGGCGCATCGCCGCGCTGCTGTCCGAGGCGGTGCCCGTCGTCGCGATCGCGAACTTCCGCGGGGCGCAGTGGACCAAGCTCGTCGTCAACATGCTGAACGCCGTGCCCGCGATCGTCGGCCGGAGCGTGCAGGAGGTCGTCGACGACCGTCGCCTGCGCCGGGTCGTCGCGGCGTCGATGCGCGAGACCGTGCGCGTCGGCGCGGCACGCGGCATCCGCTTCGGCTCGCTGCAGGGACTCGGCGACCGGCGCCTGCGGCTGTTCGCCCGCCTGCCGCTCGCGCTCGGCCAGGTGCTGCCGTGGTCGATGCGCGTGCGGATGGGCCGCGTGCCGAACCTCGGCTCGACCCAGCAGAGCCTGCGCCGCGGCCAGCCGACGGAGGTCGACTTCCTGAACGGCGCGGTCGTGCGCGAGGCCGAGGCCGCAGGGCTCGATGCGCCCGTGAACCGCGCACTCGTCGCGCTCGTGCACGAGGTCGAGCGCACCGGCGCGCCGCTGCCCGCCGAGCGTGTGGCGGCGGTGCTCGACCGCGTCGAGCGCTAG
- the truB gene encoding tRNA pseudouridine(55) synthase TruB: protein MNSGILLVDKPQGMTSHDVVARVRRLAGTRKVGHAGTLDPMATGLLLIGVESSTRLLHHLVGLDKEYLATVRLGWGTTTDDAEGEPIDPAAPADAVAAVSREQVLERMSQLTGVIEQVPSAVSAVKVDGKRAYQRVREGEAVELAARTVTVSAFDLLDVRPGDGWLDLDVRVACSSGTYVRALARDLGAALGVGGHLTALRRTRIGRFDVAEAGALEGLDAAAARLAPADAARRALPAVAIDADAVRDLRHGKRIDPPADAADLAAGVPAAAIGPGDVLVAIVERRGPQLKVVTGFPAEEGA, encoded by the coding sequence GTGAACAGCGGCATCCTCCTCGTCGACAAGCCGCAGGGGATGACCAGCCACGACGTCGTCGCCCGCGTCCGCCGCCTCGCCGGCACGCGCAAGGTCGGCCACGCGGGCACGCTCGACCCGATGGCGACGGGCCTGCTCCTGATCGGCGTCGAGTCCTCCACGCGCCTGCTGCACCACCTCGTCGGGCTCGACAAGGAGTACCTGGCGACCGTGCGGCTCGGCTGGGGCACCACGACCGACGACGCCGAGGGCGAGCCCATCGATCCGGCGGCCCCGGCCGACGCGGTGGCGGCCGTGAGCCGCGAGCAGGTGCTCGAGCGGATGTCGCAGCTCACGGGCGTCATCGAGCAGGTGCCGAGCGCGGTCAGCGCCGTCAAGGTCGACGGCAAGCGCGCGTACCAGCGGGTGCGCGAGGGCGAGGCCGTCGAGCTCGCGGCGCGCACCGTGACGGTCTCGGCCTTCGACCTGCTCGACGTGCGCCCCGGCGACGGATGGCTCGACCTCGACGTGCGGGTCGCGTGCTCGTCGGGCACCTACGTGCGAGCGCTCGCGCGCGACCTCGGCGCCGCGCTCGGCGTCGGCGGGCACCTCACCGCGCTGCGCCGCACGCGCATCGGTCGCTTCGACGTCGCCGAGGCCGGCGCGCTCGAGGGCCTGGACGCCGCCGCGGCGCGCCTCGCGCCCGCCGACGCCGCGCGTCGCGCCCTGCCCGCGGTCGCGATCGACGCCGACGCCGTGCGCGACCTGCGGCACGGCAAGCGGATCGATCCGCCGGCCGATGCCGCCGACCTCGCCGCCGGCGTGCCGGCTGCCGCGATCGGCCCCGGCGACGTGCTCGTCGCGATCGTCGAGCGCCGCGGGCCGCAGCTGAAGGTCGTCACAGGATTCCCCGCCGAGGAGGGCGCATGA
- a CDS encoding bifunctional riboflavin kinase/FAD synthetase: MRTFTGLEAVPAGYGPSAVTIGKFDGVHQGHRAVIAKLREIAEARHLEAVAITFDRHPAAFHAPDRCPPQLVSTRQKLELLATTGLDATVLLHYDGALASNSADAFVRRYLVEALSARVLLVGHDFRYGAGNEGDVDLLRRQGDELGFEVVVVEDVVPEGGRRVSSTWIRQLLDAGEVEHAAQLLGHVPTVSGLVVHGFKRGRELGYPTANLAPDAEGFIPGDGVYAGWLIDGGVRYPAAISVGNNPTFEGVAARQVEAYVLDRDLDLYDHVVGVEFAHRIRGMEKFDDIDALIVQMGRDVERARDLVG, from the coding sequence GTGAGGACCTTCACCGGGCTCGAGGCCGTTCCCGCCGGCTACGGGCCGTCGGCCGTCACGATCGGCAAGTTCGACGGCGTGCACCAGGGCCACCGCGCGGTCATCGCGAAGCTGCGCGAGATCGCCGAGGCCCGCCACCTCGAGGCCGTCGCCATCACCTTCGACCGGCACCCCGCCGCGTTCCACGCGCCCGACCGGTGCCCGCCCCAGCTCGTGAGCACCCGCCAGAAGCTCGAGCTGCTCGCGACGACCGGCCTCGACGCGACCGTGCTCCTGCACTACGACGGCGCGCTCGCCTCGAACAGCGCCGACGCGTTCGTGCGCCGCTACCTCGTCGAGGCGCTCTCGGCCCGCGTGCTGCTCGTCGGCCACGACTTCCGCTACGGCGCCGGCAACGAGGGCGATGTCGACCTGCTCCGCCGCCAGGGCGACGAGCTCGGCTTCGAGGTCGTCGTCGTCGAGGACGTCGTGCCCGAGGGCGGCCGCCGCGTGTCGTCCACCTGGATCCGGCAGCTGCTCGACGCGGGCGAGGTCGAGCACGCGGCGCAGCTGCTCGGCCACGTGCCGACCGTGAGCGGCCTCGTCGTGCACGGGTTCAAGCGGGGTCGCGAGCTCGGCTATCCGACCGCGAACCTCGCGCCCGACGCCGAGGGCTTCATCCCGGGCGACGGCGTGTACGCCGGCTGGCTCATCGACGGCGGCGTGCGCTATCCGGCCGCGATCTCGGTCGGGAACAACCCGACGTTCGAGGGTGTCGCCGCGCGACAGGTCGAGGCGTACGTGCTCGACCGCGACCTCGACCTGTACGACCACGTCGTGGGCGTGGAGTTCGCGCACCGGATCCGCGGCATGGAGAAGTTCGACGACATCGACGCGCTCATCGTGCAGATGGGCCGGGACGTCGAGCGCGCTCGCGACCTCGTCGGCTGA
- a CDS encoding MFS transporter, producing the protein MVRIGPARPLWAGRGLALVGIVLVAFNLRTAVASLSPVLHQLEADIPLSTALVGLLGMLPPLCYAVFGIATPVLARRIGLEPALIVALAALAVGLAGRGLAPSAGWLLAASALTFSAIGVGNVLLPPLVKRYFPDRIGLLTTVYVTAMSVSTFLPPLVAVPVADGAGWRVSLGMWAIVAATALVPWIALIVHPRREIPAELPEEVEPGLLRYAFRSPLAWALAVVFLVSGFNAYAIFAWLPSILADTAGTTPGQGGALLALYALMGLPAALAVPVIAERRGRVRTLVAVGAGSLIAGYAGLIVAPAVATWLWVAFAGIGPLFFPLSLVLINLRSRTHAGAVALSGFVQSAGYLVVALGPLAVGLLHEWTGGWTVPLLLLLASAVPAAVAGLVVARPRFFEDERAG; encoded by the coding sequence CTGGTGAGGATCGGACCGGCGCGCCCGCTCTGGGCCGGACGCGGCCTCGCGCTCGTCGGCATCGTCCTCGTCGCGTTCAACCTCCGCACGGCCGTCGCGTCGCTCTCGCCGGTCCTGCACCAGCTCGAGGCCGACATCCCGCTCTCGACCGCGCTCGTGGGGCTCCTCGGCATGCTGCCGCCGCTCTGCTACGCCGTGTTCGGCATCGCCACGCCGGTGCTCGCGCGCCGGATCGGGCTCGAGCCGGCGCTCATCGTCGCGCTCGCCGCGCTGGCGGTCGGGCTGGCGGGGCGCGGCCTCGCGCCGTCGGCGGGGTGGCTGCTCGCCGCGAGCGCGTTGACGTTCTCGGCCATCGGCGTGGGCAACGTGCTGCTGCCGCCGCTGGTCAAGCGCTACTTCCCGGATCGCATCGGGCTGCTCACGACGGTCTACGTCACCGCGATGTCGGTGAGCACGTTCCTGCCGCCGCTCGTGGCGGTGCCGGTGGCGGATGGCGCGGGGTGGCGCGTGTCGCTCGGCATGTGGGCCATCGTGGCGGCCACGGCGCTCGTGCCATGGATCGCGTTGATCGTCCATCCGCGCCGGGAGATCCCGGCGGAGCTGCCCGAGGAGGTCGAGCCCGGGCTCCTGCGCTACGCGTTCCGCTCGCCGCTGGCGTGGGCGCTCGCGGTCGTGTTCCTGGTGTCGGGGTTCAACGCCTACGCGATCTTCGCGTGGCTGCCCTCGATCCTCGCCGACACGGCCGGCACGACGCCGGGGCAGGGGGGCGCGCTGCTCGCGCTGTACGCCCTCATGGGCCTGCCCGCCGCGCTGGCCGTGCCCGTGATCGCCGAGCGCCGGGGGAGGGTGCGCACGCTCGTGGCGGTCGGAGCGGGATCGCTGATCGCCGGATATGCCGGGCTGATCGTCGCCCCGGCGGTCGCGACCTGGCTCTGGGTCGCGTTCGCGGGCATCGGACCGCTGTTCTTCCCGCTCTCGCTCGTGCTGATCAACCTGCGCTCGCGGACCCACGCCGGCGCGGTGGCCCTCAGCGGGTTCGTCCAGTCGGCGGGGTACCTCGTCGTCGCGCTGGGCCCGCTCGCGGTGGGCCTCCTGCACGAGTGGACCGGCGGGTGGACCGTGCCGCTCCTGCTGCTGCTCGCCTCGGCCGTGCCCGCGGCGGTCGCGGGGCTCGTCGTCGCGCGGCCCCGGTTCTTCGAGGACGAGCGAGCGGGATGA
- a CDS encoding MFS transporter produces the protein MSSIRRAPVWLVLIAASLPMFMATLDNLVITNALPVMAVDLGASIEELQWFLNAFTLAFATFMLPAAALGDRVGRRTVFLAGIAVFGAASALTALSTEPWMVIGARALQGFGAAAIMPLSLTLLAGAVPPRLRPAAIGIWGGVSGLGVALGPLVGGAIIEGWNWQSIFWINIPIAVAAIVLVRAVLPNTLGERKPLDLPGVALAGLGVLGIVYGIVRGNDAGWASAEVLGSLGLGAVLLLAFIAWESRTAAPLLPLALFRERGFSVANAVGLTFSFGVFGAIFLLVQFFQVVQGSSPLEAGLMTSPWTIAPMVVAPIAGALAPRVGTRALMIAGLAAQSAALFWIAGLLAEDVAYASMVPPFLLAGIGMGLVFAPMATAVLANVPEHHHATASGTNSTLREVGGALGIAVITAVFTGAGGELTPTGYVDAAVPAVATGAAVLALAFLLAFLLPAGRGTSTEPARREEEVRQPVAEVPVGV, from the coding sequence ATGTCATCCATCCGCCGGGCCCCCGTGTGGCTCGTCCTCATCGCGGCGTCGCTGCCCATGTTCATGGCGACGCTCGACAACCTCGTCATCACCAACGCGCTGCCCGTGATGGCCGTCGACCTCGGCGCGAGCATCGAGGAGCTCCAGTGGTTCCTCAACGCGTTCACGCTCGCCTTCGCGACGTTCATGCTGCCCGCGGCGGCCCTCGGCGACCGGGTCGGCCGCCGCACGGTGTTCCTCGCGGGCATCGCGGTGTTCGGCGCCGCGAGCGCGCTCACGGCCCTCAGCACCGAGCCGTGGATGGTGATCGGCGCGCGCGCCCTGCAGGGCTTCGGCGCCGCAGCGATCATGCCGCTCTCGCTGACCCTCCTCGCCGGAGCGGTGCCGCCCCGGCTCCGCCCCGCCGCGATCGGCATCTGGGGCGGCGTCTCCGGCCTCGGGGTCGCACTCGGACCGCTCGTCGGCGGCGCCATCATCGAGGGCTGGAACTGGCAGTCCATCTTCTGGATCAACATCCCGATCGCCGTGGCCGCGATCGTGCTCGTCCGCGCCGTCCTGCCGAACACGCTCGGCGAGCGCAAGCCGCTCGACCTGCCGGGCGTCGCCCTCGCGGGCCTCGGCGTGCTCGGCATCGTCTACGGCATCGTCCGCGGCAACGACGCGGGCTGGGCGAGCGCCGAGGTGCTCGGCTCGCTCGGCCTCGGCGCCGTGCTGCTCCTCGCCTTCATCGCGTGGGAGTCTCGGACGGCGGCGCCGCTGCTGCCGCTCGCCCTCTTCCGCGAGCGCGGGTTCAGCGTCGCGAACGCCGTCGGCCTGACCTTCAGCTTCGGCGTGTTCGGGGCGATCTTCCTGCTCGTGCAGTTCTTCCAGGTCGTCCAGGGCAGCTCGCCGCTCGAGGCCGGGTTGATGACCAGCCCCTGGACCATCGCCCCCATGGTCGTCGCACCGATCGCCGGCGCGCTCGCACCGCGCGTCGGCACGCGCGCCCTCATGATCGCCGGGCTGGCCGCCCAGTCGGCCGCGCTCTTCTGGATCGCGGGCCTGCTCGCCGAGGACGTCGCCTACGCCTCGATGGTCCCGCCGTTCCTGCTCGCGGGCATCGGCATGGGCCTGGTGTTCGCGCCGATGGCCACCGCGGTCCTCGCGAACGTGCCGGAGCACCACCACGCCACGGCGTCGGGCACGAACTCCACGCTCCGCGAGGTGGGCGGCGCGCTCGGCATCGCCGTGATCACCGCGGTGTTCACGGGGGCCGGCGGCGAGCTCACGCCCACGGGGTACGTCGACGCGGCGGTCCCCGCCGTCGCCACGGGTGCGGCCGTGCTGGCGCTCGCGTTCCTCCTCGCGTTCCTCCTGCCGGCCGGCCGCGGCACCTCGACCGAGCCCGCACGCCGCGAAGAGGAGGTGCGTCAGCCCGTCGCCGAGGTGCCCGTGGGCGTCTGA
- a CDS encoding TetR/AcrR family transcriptional regulator → MTPRTTRIPADERREQILDAATAVFGEYGYVAATTDRVARAAGISQPYVVRLFGTKEQLFVETLRHTLGRLLATFRGALPEAVPEGDVEVERLLGAAYVRLVEDRGVLLTLMHGFLMGSDPVIGPVARRGFLQVFRMLRDEARFSPEQVHRFLADGMLINTLLASGLGLAAKGDPDAAQLLDCTTSADVLDALERASA, encoded by the coding sequence ATGACCCCACGCACGACGCGCATCCCCGCCGATGAGCGGCGCGAGCAGATCCTCGATGCCGCGACCGCGGTCTTCGGCGAGTACGGCTACGTCGCGGCGACGACCGACCGGGTCGCGCGTGCCGCGGGCATCAGCCAGCCCTACGTCGTGCGGCTGTTCGGCACGAAGGAGCAGCTGTTCGTCGAGACCCTCCGGCACACGCTCGGGCGCCTGCTCGCGACGTTCCGCGGCGCCCTGCCCGAGGCGGTGCCCGAGGGCGACGTCGAGGTCGAGCGCCTGCTCGGGGCCGCCTACGTGCGGCTCGTCGAGGACCGCGGCGTGCTGCTCACGCTCATGCACGGGTTCCTGATGGGGTCCGATCCGGTCATCGGCCCCGTCGCTCGCCGGGGGTTCCTCCAGGTCTTCCGGATGCTGCGCGACGAGGCGCGGTTCTCGCCCGAGCAGGTGCACCGCTTCCTCGCCGACGGCATGCTCATCAACACCCTCCTCGCGTCGGGCCTCGGGCTCGCCGCCAAGGGCGATCCGGATGCCGCGCAGCTGCTCGACTGCACGACGAGCGCCGACGTGCTCGACGCGCTCGAGCGCGCCTCGGCCTGA